In Candidatus Hydrogenedentota bacterium, the following are encoded in one genomic region:
- a CDS encoding DUF1501 domain-containing protein encodes MDPIEEHGRLLTRRQFFGRASAGIGAAALASLMAGATAHATAPPHHLAPRAKRVIFLFQSGGPSQMELFDYKPALERFHGQELPASIRMGQRLTTMTSGQSALPVAASKFAFHQRGKSGLWLSEAIPHLGGVADDLCVIRSMHTEAINHDPGMTMMQTGSQQPGRPSFGAWLSYGLGSENANLPGFVVLVSFGSSKRPAQPLRQNLWGASFLPSEHQGVSMRPAGDPVLYLNNPPGVDEAARRRMLDTVATLNQSQYQAFADPEINARVAQYEMAYRMQMSVPELTDIAGEPKSVLDLYGPGVEQRGTYAANCLLARRMAERGVRFIQLYHRGWDQHGNLPSDLAAQCADTDQPTAGLIRDLKQRGLLEDTLIVWGGEFGRTAYCQGGLTRDNYGRDHHGRCFSLFLAGGGVRGGLAYGETDDYGYNIARNGVHVHDLHATLLHLLGIEHERLTFRHQGRDYRLTDVHGRVVRDILV; translated from the coding sequence ATGGACCCGATCGAGGAGCACGGACGGCTGCTGACCCGCCGGCAGTTCTTTGGCCGGGCCAGCGCCGGCATCGGCGCCGCCGCCCTCGCCTCCCTGATGGCCGGCGCGACCGCCCACGCAACCGCGCCGCCGCACCACCTCGCGCCGCGCGCGAAACGGGTTATCTTTCTCTTCCAGTCCGGCGGCCCGTCCCAGATGGAGCTCTTCGACTACAAGCCCGCGCTCGAACGCTTCCACGGCCAGGAACTCCCGGCTTCCATCCGCATGGGCCAGCGCCTCACCACCATGACCTCGGGACAAAGCGCGCTGCCCGTCGCCGCGTCGAAGTTCGCCTTTCACCAGCGCGGCAAGAGCGGCCTGTGGCTCAGCGAGGCGATTCCCCACCTCGGCGGCGTGGCCGATGATCTCTGCGTAATCCGCTCAATGCACACCGAGGCCATCAACCACGATCCCGGCATGACCATGATGCAAACCGGCAGCCAGCAGCCCGGACGCCCCTCCTTCGGGGCCTGGCTGAGCTACGGCCTCGGCAGCGAAAACGCGAACCTGCCCGGCTTCGTCGTGCTCGTGTCCTTTGGCAGTTCGAAGCGCCCCGCACAACCCCTCCGCCAGAATCTCTGGGGCGCCAGCTTCCTGCCCTCCGAACACCAGGGCGTCTCGATGCGCCCCGCCGGCGACCCGGTCCTCTATCTGAACAATCCGCCCGGCGTCGACGAAGCCGCGCGGCGGCGCATGCTCGATACCGTCGCCACGCTGAACCAGTCGCAATACCAGGCCTTTGCGGATCCCGAGATCAACGCGCGCGTCGCCCAGTACGAAATGGCGTACCGCATGCAGATGTCCGTCCCGGAACTCACAGACATTGCCGGTGAACCCAAGTCCGTGCTGGATCTGTACGGGCCGGGCGTCGAACAGCGCGGGACCTACGCGGCCAACTGCCTGCTCGCGCGGCGCATGGCCGAGCGCGGCGTCCGCTTCATCCAGCTCTACCACCGCGGCTGGGATCAGCACGGCAACCTGCCCAGCGACCTGGCGGCCCAGTGCGCCGATACCGACCAGCCCACCGCGGGCCTCATCAGGGACCTGAAGCAGCGCGGTCTGCTGGAGGACACCCTGATCGTATGGGGCGGCGAGTTCGGGCGCACCGCCTACTGCCAGGGCGGTCTCACGCGCGACAACTACGGCCGCGATCACCACGGCCGATGCTTCTCGCTCTTCCTCGCGGGCGGCGGCGTTCGGGGCGGCCTGGCCTATGGTGAAACCGACGACTACGGCTACAACATCGCGCGCAACGGCGTGCACGTCCACGACCTCCATGCAACGCTGCTGCACCTGCTCGGGATCGAGCACGAGCGCCTCACCTTCCGGCACCAGGGGCGGGACTACCGCCTCACGGATGTGCACGGCCGCGTTGTCCGAGATATTCTGGTATAG
- the ruvA gene encoding Holliday junction branch migration protein RuvA encodes MFAFLRGTVAIKSLDHIALDVGGAGYEIAVPETVYRKLAVHQEVTLLTYCHIREDAFQIFGFLKEEEKTLFTTLLSINKVGPKVALNVLSGLSVQAFGQAVLENDVKAFTKIPGVGQAMAQRIVLEMKTKLKQNPDLNAIIGEPEKAEAAPEGDDAYEALISLGCTPAEAKKATAAARKQLGEGATDEDVVRAALRSLAKV; translated from the coding sequence ATGTTCGCCTTCTTACGCGGCACGGTCGCAATAAAATCCCTGGATCACATCGCCCTGGATGTGGGCGGCGCCGGCTACGAGATTGCCGTGCCCGAAACGGTCTACCGCAAGCTCGCCGTCCACCAGGAAGTCACGCTCCTGACCTACTGCCATATCCGCGAGGACGCCTTCCAGATCTTCGGCTTTCTGAAGGAAGAGGAGAAAACCCTCTTCACCACGCTGCTCTCCATCAACAAGGTCGGCCCGAAGGTCGCGCTCAACGTCCTCTCGGGACTCTCCGTCCAGGCCTTCGGCCAGGCCGTGCTGGAGAACGATGTGAAGGCCTTCACGAAGATCCCCGGCGTCGGCCAGGCCATGGCGCAGCGCATCGTCCTCGAAATGAAGACCAAACTGAAGCAGAACCCCGACCTCAACGCGATTATCGGTGAGCCCGAAAAGGCGGAGGCCGCACCGGAGGGCGACGACGCCTACGAGGCCCTCATCTCGCTCGGGTGCACGCCCGCCGAGGCGAAAAAGGCCACCGCCGCCGCCCGCAAGCAGCTCGGCGAAGGCGCGACCGACGAGGACGTGGTCCGGGCCGCGCTCCGGTCGCTGGCGAAGGTGTAA
- a CDS encoding DUF2442 domain-containing protein: MIPWVIDASYLGDFRVHLTFNDGASGEVDLAGELDGEIFEPLNNPAYFRNFHLAGHTLAWENGADFAPEFLRALLEATVEATR, translated from the coding sequence ATGATACCTTGGGTTATTGATGCATCCTACCTTGGGGACTTTCGCGTCCACCTGACGTTTAACGACGGCGCCTCCGGCGAGGTCGATCTGGCGGGAGAACTGGACGGAGAGATATTCGAGCCACTCAACAATCCAGCGTACTTCCGCAACTTCCACCTTGCGGGACATACCCTCGCGTGGGAGAACGGCGCAGACTTCGCGCCCGAATTTCTGCGGGCCTTGCTGGAGGCCACCGTCGAAGCGACCCGCTGA
- a CDS encoding TonB-dependent receptor encodes MGEDINSTLQKALEINLDPHKYGTIAEIGAGQEIARFFFQAGGAAGTLAKTMSAYDMQFSDAIYGEEERGRYVSRSRLEKMLDKEFNLLTERLKDTRPKNSCFFAIADTVKAAGYKTRGPCHGWMGVRAQLYPGAPPSDLILHVRMLDSANRQQQYALGVLGVNLLYGMFYHYRTPTRLIESLVDNLEPGRIEINSVDFRGPYFDDVDNRLMALHLVKSGMTNAVMFSPHGEVSTPTDTLYKMNCLVLRGSFRPVTNVNMDMARCGRQQFINEDGTDENCTIVLAELTMASLMNEGEIDTQDFLARVDMLGALGFTVLISNYLRFFRLRSYLNEFTKRKIGIVLGVPNIQDIFNEKYYTDLEGGILEAFGKLFSGNIRLYVYPVLGEDGEMVTLENLRVANKVRLLLRHLMENGHIVPLDGADECVLRIQSRDILKQIRQGRRDWKESVPEVVYDTIIKRRLFNFDSE; translated from the coding sequence ATGGGAGAAGATATCAACAGCACCTTGCAGAAGGCGCTGGAGATCAATCTCGACCCCCACAAATACGGCACCATCGCCGAAATCGGCGCGGGCCAGGAAATCGCACGCTTCTTCTTCCAGGCCGGCGGCGCCGCCGGCACCCTCGCCAAGACCATGTCCGCCTACGACATGCAGTTCAGCGACGCCATCTACGGCGAGGAGGAGCGCGGCCGCTACGTCAGCCGCAGCCGCCTCGAAAAAATGCTCGACAAGGAGTTCAACCTCCTGACCGAGCGCCTGAAAGACACCCGCCCGAAGAACAGCTGCTTCTTCGCCATCGCCGACACCGTCAAGGCCGCCGGCTACAAGACCCGCGGCCCGTGCCACGGCTGGATGGGCGTGCGCGCGCAACTCTATCCGGGCGCCCCCCCGAGCGATCTGATCCTGCACGTGCGCATGCTCGACTCCGCCAACCGCCAGCAGCAGTATGCGCTGGGCGTCCTCGGGGTAAACCTGCTCTACGGCATGTTCTACCACTACCGGACGCCCACCCGGCTGATTGAATCGCTCGTCGACAATCTCGAGCCCGGCCGCATCGAAATCAATTCCGTCGATTTCCGCGGGCCCTATTTTGACGATGTCGACAACCGCCTCATGGCGCTCCACCTCGTCAAGTCCGGCATGACCAACGCCGTCATGTTCTCGCCGCACGGCGAGGTCTCCACCCCCACGGACACCCTCTACAAAATGAACTGCCTCGTCTTGCGCGGCAGCTTCCGCCCCGTCACCAACGTCAATATGGACATGGCGCGCTGCGGCAGGCAACAGTTCATCAACGAGGATGGCACCGACGAAAACTGCACCATCGTGCTCGCCGAGCTGACCATGGCCAGCCTCATGAACGAAGGCGAGATCGATACCCAGGATTTCCTCGCCCGCGTCGACATGCTCGGCGCCCTCGGCTTCACCGTCCTCATTTCCAACTACCTGCGCTTCTTCCGCCTCCGCAGCTACCTCAACGAATTCACCAAGCGCAAGATCGGCATCGTCCTGGGCGTGCCCAACATCCAGGACATCTTCAACGAGAAGTACTACACCGATCTCGAAGGCGGCATCCTCGAGGCCTTCGGCAAGCTCTTCTCCGGCAACATCCGCCTCTACGTCTATCCCGTCCTGGGCGAAGACGGCGAGATGGTCACCCTGGAAAACCTCCGCGTGGCCAACAAGGTGCGCCTCCTGCTGCGCCACCTCATGGAAAACGGCCACATCGTTCCGCTGGACGGCGCCGACGAGTGCGTTCTCCGCATACAGTCGCGCGATATACTCAAGCAGATCCGCCAGGGGCGCCGCGACTGGAAGGAGAGCGTTCCCGAGGTGGTCTACGATACGATCATCAAGCGGCGCCTGTTTAACTTCGACTCCGAATAA
- the ruvB gene encoding Holliday junction branch migration DNA helicase RuvB, which produces MAHDEIINPAAQGEDTIAEDQIRPQRLSEFPGQEPIKDKLAIAIAAAKGRNEPLDHLLLSGPPGLGKTTLARILANEMGVDIKQSSGPVIERQADLSAILTSLEAFDVLFIDEIHRLNHAVEETLYSAMEDFEVDIMLGKGPTARSMKIGLKPFTLIGATTRAGLLTPPLRARFGDTCRFEFYSPEELKHIVLRAARILEVPIEEDGALEIATRSRGTARVANRLLRRVRDYAQVKGDGVVTRPMADAALELLRIDSLGLDDMDRSILRTAIEKFGGGPVGLASLAVAVGEERQTLEEVHEPFLIQLGFLKRTPQGRVATPLAWKHLGRTPPPRHESPELF; this is translated from the coding sequence ATGGCGCACGACGAAATCATCAACCCGGCCGCCCAGGGCGAGGACACCATCGCCGAGGATCAGATCCGCCCGCAGCGCCTGAGCGAGTTTCCCGGCCAGGAGCCCATCAAGGATAAGCTGGCCATCGCCATCGCCGCCGCCAAGGGGCGCAACGAGCCGCTCGACCACCTGCTTCTGAGCGGGCCGCCGGGCCTCGGAAAGACCACCCTGGCGCGGATCCTGGCCAACGAAATGGGCGTCGACATCAAGCAGAGCTCCGGCCCCGTCATCGAGCGCCAGGCGGACCTCTCCGCCATCCTCACCAGCCTCGAAGCCTTCGACGTCCTCTTCATCGACGAGATCCACCGCCTTAACCATGCCGTCGAGGAGACGCTGTACTCCGCCATGGAAGATTTCGAGGTGGACATCATGCTGGGCAAGGGCCCCACGGCGCGCTCGATGAAGATCGGCCTCAAACCCTTTACCCTCATCGGCGCGACCACCCGCGCGGGCCTCCTGACCCCGCCCCTGCGCGCCCGCTTCGGCGACACCTGCCGCTTCGAGTTCTATTCGCCCGAGGAGCTGAAGCACATCGTGCTCCGCGCCGCGCGCATTCTCGAAGTCCCCATCGAGGAGGACGGCGCCCTCGAAATCGCCACGCGCTCCCGCGGCACCGCCCGCGTCGCCAACCGCCTCCTCCGCCGCGTACGCGACTACGCCCAGGTCAAGGGCGACGGCGTCGTCACGCGCCCCATGGCCGACGCCGCGCTCGAACTGCTGCGGATCGACAGCCTCGGCCTCGATGACATGGACCGGAGCATCCTGCGCACCGCCATCGAAAAGTTCGGCGGCGGTCCCGTCGGACTGGCCTCGCTCGCCGTCGCCGTGGGGGAGGAGCGCCAGACCCTCGAGGAGGTCCACGAGCCCTTCCTGATCCAGCTCGGCTTCCTCAAGCGCACCCCCCAGGGCCGCGTCGCCACCCCCCTGGCCTGGAAGCACCTGGGACGCACCCCGCCGCCCCGCCACGAATCGCCCGAGTTGTTTTAG
- a CDS encoding metallophosphoesterase, which yields MNQQPTIPDGGESIPLEFPRLRDRLGAHHYRQRMNVEHFHAAEVFGGGRTRFHPENFPVLRITLQLILRASLTYWWGNWNARRHRLVEREILLRRLPPAFEGFRILHLSDLHLDIDPGITAALCSLLETLEYDLCVITGDYRAETFGPIDRAMEETARVVKVLKAPAYGILGNHDSLRMASPLEAMGLRMLLNEHATIDRGGDRIYLAGIDDPHYYETENLERALEGIPQEATTILLSHTAETYRKALACGIDYVLCGHTHAGQICLPGGFAPLRNAQHPRAMDSGPWTYHQLQGYTSAGAGCSMVPVRFFCPPEVTIHTLHHARNA from the coding sequence ATGAATCAGCAGCCCACCATCCCTGACGGTGGTGAAAGCATTCCCCTGGAATTCCCGCGCCTGCGCGATCGCCTCGGCGCGCACCACTACCGCCAACGCATGAACGTCGAGCATTTCCACGCCGCGGAAGTTTTCGGGGGGGGCCGGACACGGTTCCACCCCGAAAACTTCCCCGTGCTGCGCATCACCCTTCAGCTTATCCTGCGCGCCAGCCTCACCTACTGGTGGGGCAACTGGAACGCGCGGCGCCATCGCCTCGTCGAACGCGAAATCCTCCTCCGCCGCCTCCCCCCGGCCTTCGAGGGCTTTCGCATCCTCCACCTCAGCGACCTCCACCTCGATATCGACCCCGGGATCACCGCCGCGCTCTGCAGTCTCCTCGAAACGCTCGAATACGATCTCTGTGTCATCACCGGCGACTACCGCGCGGAGACCTTCGGACCGATCGACCGCGCCATGGAAGAGACCGCCCGCGTGGTAAAAGTCCTGAAAGCGCCGGCCTACGGCATTCTCGGCAACCACGACAGCCTCCGCATGGCGTCCCCACTCGAGGCCATGGGCCTGCGCATGCTCCTCAACGAGCACGCAACCATTGATCGCGGCGGCGACCGGATTTACCTCGCCGGAATCGACGACCCCCACTACTACGAAACGGAAAACCTCGAAAGGGCCCTGGAAGGCATCCCCCAGGAAGCAACCACCATCCTCCTCTCCCACACCGCCGAAACCTACCGCAAAGCCCTCGCCTGCGGCATCGACTACGTCCTCTGCGGCCACACCCACGCCGGGCAGATCTGCCTGCCCGGCGGCTTCGCCCCGCTCCGCAACGCCCAGCATCCCCGCGCCATGGACAGCGGCCCCTGGACCTACCACCAGCTCCAGGGCTACACCTCCGCCGGCGCCGGTTGCAGCATGGTCCCCGTACGCTTCTTCTGTCCGCCCGAGGTCACGATCCACACCCTCCACCATGCCCGGAACGCCTGA
- a CDS encoding sugar phosphate isomerase/epimerase, with protein sequence MSPYAMNRRGFLQHTAAAGAGIALAASASRAAAEASFPPLQKALQYNKLPDLPTDPEKFALAKDAGFDGIEAYPMDDLDAAKIRGDQAREAGVPVHSITYGGWGAPMSSPDPEVIKKGQAEIAQALRTAHAMGCDTVLLVPAVVNEEVGYAQAWENSQKNIRPMIPLAEELGVVIAVENVWNKFLLSPLEFATYVDQFESPWVHAYFDIGNVVIFGYPEDWIRTLGKRIRRIHVKDFTRKSYEWSNLPYEGDVNWPVVRQALADIGYTGWVTEEFGRGDDAWLRELSRRMTLFAEGAATA encoded by the coding sequence ATGTCCCCCTACGCCATGAACCGGCGCGGCTTCCTCCAGCACACCGCCGCGGCCGGCGCCGGCATCGCCCTGGCCGCTTCCGCAAGCCGCGCCGCGGCAGAAGCCAGCTTCCCGCCCCTCCAGAAGGCTCTCCAATACAACAAACTTCCGGATCTCCCCACCGATCCGGAAAAATTCGCCCTGGCGAAGGACGCCGGTTTCGACGGCATCGAGGCCTACCCCATGGACGACCTCGACGCCGCCAAAATCCGCGGTGATCAGGCGCGGGAAGCGGGTGTGCCCGTACATTCCATCACCTACGGCGGCTGGGGCGCGCCCATGTCCAGCCCCGACCCCGAGGTCATCAAAAAGGGCCAGGCCGAAATCGCCCAGGCCCTCCGGACCGCGCACGCCATGGGATGCGACACGGTGCTGCTCGTCCCCGCCGTGGTGAACGAGGAAGTCGGCTACGCCCAGGCCTGGGAGAACTCCCAGAAAAACATCCGCCCCATGATCCCCCTCGCCGAGGAACTCGGCGTCGTCATCGCGGTCGAAAACGTCTGGAATAAGTTCCTCCTCAGCCCCCTCGAATTCGCCACCTATGTCGACCAGTTTGAATCCCCCTGGGTGCACGCCTACTTCGATATCGGTAATGTCGTTATCTTCGGCTATCCCGAGGACTGGATCCGCACCCTCGGAAAGCGCATCCGCCGCATCCACGTCAAGGACTTCACCCGCAAGTCCTATGAGTGGAGCAACCTCCCCTACGAGGGCGACGTGAATTGGCCCGTTGTCCGCCAGGCCCTGGCCGATATCGGCTATACCGGCTGGGTGACCGAGGAATTCGGGCGGGGCGACGATGCCTGGCTGCGCGAATTGTCCCGGCGCATGACGCTTTTCGCCGAGGGGGCGGCCACGGCCTGA